TAGAAATGGACTTGGTGGCAGATATTTCAGGGAAGGCATTGGAGAAATTCACTTTTTCCTTTTTATTGGAATCTGGTGTTACAGGCTTGCGGATGGATTTTGGATTTGGCGCCCATGAAATTGCTGCCTACTCGCAAAAAATGAAGATTGCCTTAAACGCAAGCACATTAACAGCAGAGTTCTTAGCTACATTAAAGGATCATCATATTTGTCTTGAGAATATTGAAGCTTGGCATAATTATTATCCCCGCCCAGAAACAGGTCTTGATAAAGAGACGTTTATTGAAAAGAATAAATGGCTGCAAGCGGAAGGCATTACAACAATGGCTTTCATTCCTGGAGATGGGCTGAAGAGAAAGCCGTTATTTGAAAGCTTGCCTACATTAGAGAAGCATCGGAATCAGTCTTCTTTTCTAGCTTACTTGGAATTAGAGAAGGATTGTGCCGTGGACAAAATTTTTGTTGGAGATTTAACACTTTCAGAATGGTCTCAGCAGCAATTTAAAAGGTATGAAGAAGGAATTATTCCTTTGCGAGTAACCAAGGAACTACCCTATGCATTATGGGATATTGTTCATCAGAATCGCCTTGACGCTGCTCGGGATGTGGTTCGCTCAGAAACTGCACGAACAGATGATAACCGTTTTATAATGAACAAAAATATTGCGCCTATGCATACGACCAAGCGACCTAAAGGAACGATTACTGTTGATAATTATTTGTATGGCCGCTATGAACATGAGTTACAGATTACGTTAACGGAGCTGCCGGCACATGAAGGTGTTAATGTGATTGGTCATGTTATAGAGGAAGACATTCCTCTGCTCTACTATGTTAGAAAAGGCGGAAGCCGTTTTTCCTTCATATCTGCAACTTAATGATTACTCCCTACTATTTTGATACAATAAGATAAATAGATAAAGCAGAGGAGATAAGGACTTGGTAGTAGGGAGTATGATTTCTCAGATTGAACTGGTATTAAATGAGCTGCCAGAATCAGAAAAAAAAGTTGCTGAGTACATTCTTGCAAATGCTAAAGATGTGATGCATATGACCATACATGAGTTAGCGACGAAATCGGAGGCAAGTAGTGCGGCGGTTGTTCGTTTTTGCAGGTCGTTAGGAATAGACGGTTTTCCCGCTCTGAAAATCCGTTTATCAGCGGAAGTAGAAAACACGCAGCATGTTGGCTTCTTTGATGTTGAAGCGAATGAAACGGTGAATTCTATCATTGAGAAAATGTTGTCAAATACAATACTGACCTTTCAGAATACGGCCAGTCAACTGGATGCGCAAACTATTGAGCAGGCAGTGAACATGCTGCAACAGGCAGAAGTAATTTATGTTTATGGGATTGGTGCCTCATTCATTATTGCAGAAGATGCAGCACAAAAATGGCTTCGGCTTGGAAAAAATGTATATGCGATTTCAGATCGTCATTTATTAGCAGCGGCCATGGCTACGAAATCAGAAAATGCCGTCTTCTGGGGAATTTCGTATAGCGGTGAAACAAGAGAGGTTATTCAATTAATAAAACGAGCTAAGGAACAGGGGATAAAAACAATCAGCCTCACTCGTCCTGGAAATAACAAGCTTTCTCAGCTAGCTGATGTTTCTTTATATACATCAC
This window of the Paenibacillus sp. FSL R10-2734 genome carries:
- a CDS encoding MupG family TIM beta-alpha barrel fold protein, encoding MLGISIFVADRTLEENINYMKEMKEAGCTEIFTSLHMPEDDFDLLKKKFMEVANAAKHLEMDLVADISGKALEKFTFSFLLESGVTGLRMDFGFGAHEIAAYSQKMKIALNASTLTAEFLATLKDHHICLENIEAWHNYYPRPETGLDKETFIEKNKWLQAEGITTMAFIPGDGLKRKPLFESLPTLEKHRNQSSFLAYLELEKDCAVDKIFVGDLTLSEWSQQQFKRYEEGIIPLRVTKELPYALWDIVHQNRLDAARDVVRSETARTDDNRFIMNKNIAPMHTTKRPKGTITVDNYLYGRYEHELQITLTELPAHEGVNVIGHVIEEDIPLLYYVRKGGSRFSFISAT
- a CDS encoding MurR/RpiR family transcriptional regulator → MVVGSMISQIELVLNELPESEKKVAEYILANAKDVMHMTIHELATKSEASSAAVVRFCRSLGIDGFPALKIRLSAEVENTQHVGFFDVEANETVNSIIEKMLSNTILTFQNTASQLDAQTIEQAVNMLQQAEVIYVYGIGASFIIAEDAAQKWLRLGKNVYAISDRHLLAAAMATKSENAVFWGISYSGETREVIQLIKRAKEQGIKTISLTRPGNNKLSQLADVSLYTSRAPEATLRSAATSSRFAQLFVLDIVFSAYASAQHDFTLEQLAKTRQMIEVLYD